One Monomorium pharaonis isolate MP-MQ-018 chromosome 4, ASM1337386v2, whole genome shotgun sequence DNA segment encodes these proteins:
- the LOC105832197 gene encoding leucine-rich repeat-containing protein 59 gives MTVKLKLKDVKDKLKEDTLDLSLCDLEEVPVREIASLRKATNVNLSTNLLVSLPATFVTLKQIVKLDLSRNMLIELPENFGEMTQLKHLDLYANKISRLPLSLSELKNLKWLDLKENPLTEAVASVAGPCSNMRECQACARNIVTYLSNVKLVIEEERLRRLNNVTGDGNKEVTSTKKEGKRKRRKNVERTEKTNGNKTDSPTQSVGLQDNSDSVKLTGSTSDSASAGKLYESTGSGLCRSLTWVIMWLFMISSLLIITLIILSWRYEQQTDTFLQNAQTLSGLPLKSYHRQATDYLQHIIKLATMHIESIIDGANDFYRTQFESDTSKTGKEL, from the exons ATGACCGTCAAACTGAAGCTGAAAGATGTGAAGGACAAGCTGAAGGAGGACACCCTGGACCTCAGCTTGTGCGACTTGGAGGAAGTGCCTGTGCGAGAAATC GCATCTCTTAGGAAAGCaacaaatgttaatttgtCAACCAACCTTCTGGTTTCGCTGCCG GCCACTTTTGttactttaaaacaaattgtaaaattggATCTTAGCAGAAACATGCTGATTGAACTGCCTGAAAATTTTGGTGAGATGACACAGTTGAAACATTTGGATTTGTATGCTAACAAG ATTAGCAGATTACCTCTGAGTTTAAGCGAACTGAAAAATCTGAAGTGGTTGGACTTAAAGGAGAATCCTTTGACTGAGGCAGTGGCCAGTGTTGCTGGACCATGCAGCAATATGCGGGAGTGCCAGGCATGCGCTCGTAATATCGTCACTTATCTGTCCAACGTCAAGCTTGTCATCGAGGAGGAAAGATTACGtagattaaataatgttacag GCGATGGAAACAAGGAGGTGACAAGTACAAAGAAAGAGGgtaaaagaaagaggaggaagaatGTAGAAAGGACAGAGAAGACAAATGGAAATAAAACCGATTCTCCAACTCAGAGCGTGGGATTGCAGGACAATAGCGATAGCGTAAAATTAACAGGATCGACATCCGACAGCGCGTCCGCTGGTAAATTGTACGAATCCACAG GTTCTGGACTGTGCCGGTCTCTCACGTGGGTAATCATGTGGCTCTTCATGATTAGCTCGTTGCTTATCATAACGCTGATAATACTCTCGTGGCGTTACGAGCAACAGACTGACACATTCCTGCAAAATGCACAGACGTTGTCGGGCCTGCCGTTGAAGAGTTATCATCGGCAGGCTACGGATTATTTGCAGCATATAATAAAGCTCGCGACCATGCACATCGAGTCGATTATCGACGGTGCCAACGATTTTTACAGAACGCAATTCGAAAGTGACACGAGCAAGACGGGGAAGgagctataa
- the LOC105832193 gene encoding clock-controlled protein 8, producing MYAAAGGASIANRRKQKRLQLSKQAPVNVVPPRLKAGLPSGARYHQQHHHQHQHQHQHQHQHQHQHQHQHHHQHHQHHHHHHHPTKLAARSSHQVASTPQATSRTHQALTSTSSSSAAFHPVIDDRRRHADHHKSQQVAPVSPIQFPISPPPLSLESSASATTFPANKSSNFPFPPPSILDLRVSPPTSELQCGGQGPGGKAAWQGCNRPSPLPLSPTSPGYRTKQCEAHRRWMKRNRIRDASYCYGSSGEDDDEDDSSNAIRQRGEVSAAVNTVLYVGLGTTALGLVISFVGTGEKGFLSPQLRLVGPSLLCAGLLCCLFRVLLCLCLCRCGQCRCWRFCQVPSHKEKARKADARGGGGPGGPGGTLSTASLLPPSTQDQERERPGTVAAPTSRSVSPATKGHELLLSPAQLPE from the exons ATGTACGCCGCGGCGGGTGGTGCAAGCATCGCCAACCGGAGGAAGCAGAAGCGACTGCAGCTTAGCAAGCAGGCGCCGGTCAACGTCGTTCCGCCAAGACTGAAGGCCGGCTTGCCGTCCGGCGCGCGTTATCATCAGCAGCACCACCACCAGCACCAGCACCAGCATCAGCACCAGCATCAGCATCAGCACCAACACCAGCACCAACATCACCACCAGCACCATCAGCATCACCACCATCACCATCACCCGACCAAGCTCGCCGCCCGTTCGTCGCACCAAGTCGCATCGACGCCGCAGGCGACCTCACGAACACACCAGGCGCTGACGTCGACCTCGTCGTCGTCCGCTGCGTTCCACCCGGTCATCGACGATCGGCGCCGTCACGCCGACCATCACAAGTCCCAGCAAGTCGCCCCGGTCTCGCCGATCCAGTTCCCGATCTCGCCGCCCCCGCTCTCCCTCGAGTCCTCGGCGTCCGCCACCACCTTCCCGGCCAACAAGTCCAGCAACTTTCCCTTTCCGCCACCCTCGATCCTCGATCTCCGGGTCTCGCCTCCTACTTCGGAGCTACAG TGCGGCGGACAGGGACCCGGCGGCAAGGCGGCGTGGCAAGGATGCAACAGACCTTCGCCCCTTCCCTTATCACCTACGTCACCCGGGTACAGAACGAAGCAGTGCGAAGCACATCGGCGATGGATGAAGAGAAACAgg ATAAGAGACGCGAGCTACTGCTACGGGAGCAGCggcgaggacgacgacgaagatGACAGCAGTAACGCCATTCGGCAGCGGGGCGAGGTCAGCGCGGCCGTCAACACCGTGCTCTACGTGGGCCTTGGGACCACCGCGCTCGGCTTGGTAATCTCGTTCGTCGGCACCGGGGAGAAGGGCTTCCTGAGCCCGCAGCTGAGGCTGGTAGGCCCGTCGTTATTGTGCGCTGGTCTACTGTGCTGCCTGTTCCGCGTGTTGCTGTGCCTCTGCCTATGCCGGTGTGGCCAGTGCCGCTGCTGGCGATTCTGCCAGGTCCCCTCGCACAAGGAGAAGGCGAGGAAGGCGGATGcgcgaggaggaggaggaccgGGAGGACCGGGAGGAACGCTGTCGACCGCCTCGCTGTTGCCGCCGTCGACGCAAGACCAAGAACGGGAACGACCTGGGACGGTCGCCGCGCCCACTAGCCGATCCGTATCGCCGGCGACGAAGGGACACGAGCTCCTGCTCTCACCTGCCCAATTACCGGAGTGA
- the LOC105832196 gene encoding actin-related protein 3 gives MLGRLPACVIDVGTGYTKLGFAGNKEPQLTIPSAIAIKETTKVGDNNARRITKGVEDLDAYIGDEAFEATGYSVKYPVRHGLVEDWDLMEKFLQQCIFKYLRSEPEDHYFLLTEPPLNTPENREYTAEIMFESFNVPGLYIAVQAVLALAASWTAKNVEDRTLTGVVVDSGDGVTHVIPVAEGFVIGSCIKHIPIAGRDITYFIQSLLREREIGIPPEQSLETAKSIKEKYCYICPDISKEFAKYDSDPTKIKKYDGINNITKQPFVVDVGYERFLGPEIFFHPEFSNPDFTTPLNEIVDDVIQNCPIDVRRPLYSNIVLSGGSTMFKDFGRRLQRDIKKIVDSRLKLSETLSGSHITPKPIDVRVISHHKQRCAVWYGGALLASDPEFYTVCHTKKAYQEYGPGICRYNPVFHSMV, from the exons ATGCTTGGACGTCTCCCCGCGTGTGTCATCGACGTGGGCACAGG GTACACGAAATTGGGATTCGCTGGCAATAAGGAGCCCCAACTAACTATACCGTCAGCGATCGCCATCAAAGAGACGACCAAAGTCGGCGATAATAATGCGAGGAGAATTACGAAGGGCGTGGAGGACCTGGACGCCTACATTGGGGACGAGGCTTTCGAAGCCACCGGATATTCGGTTAAA TATCCAGTGAGGCATGGACTAGTGGAGGATTGGGACTTGATGGagaaatttttacaacaatGCATCTTCAAGTACCTCAGATCAGAGCCCGAGGATCATTACTTCCTCTTAACCGAACCACCTTTGAATACGCCAGAGAATCGGGAATACACTGCGGAAATTATGTTCGAGTCATTTAACGTGCCGGGACTTTACATAGCTGTGCAAGCCGTTCTCGCCTTAGCAGCCTCGTGGACAGCTAAGAATGTGGAGGACCGCACTTTGACTGGCGTTGTCGTCGATAGTGGAGACGGTGTAACCCACGTGATTCCAGTA GCGGAAGGTTTCGTCATAGGAAGTTGTATAAAGCACATTCCTATCGCTGGTCGCGATATCACCTACTTCATACAGAGTCTGCTGAGGGAACGAGAGATTGGGATACCTCCTGAGCAATCGTTAGAAACAGCCAAATCGATCAAAGAGAAATACTGTTACATATGTCCAGATATATCGAAAGAATTCGCCAAATATGATAGCGATCccacaaagataaaaaaatacgacgGTATCAACAATATCACAAAGCAACCTTTTGTGGTGGATGTCGGATACGAAAGGTTCCTTGGACcggaaatatttttccatcCCGAA TTTTCCAATCCGGACTTTACAACGCCGCTCAATGAAATTGTTGACGATGTGATACAAAACTGCCCAATCGACGTCCGAAGACCACTGTACAGTAATATCGTGTTATCGGGTGGCTCCACCATGTTCAAAGACTTTGGTAGACGATTACAACGAGATATCAAAAAGATCGTCGACTCGCGCCTCAAGCTTAGTGAAACGTTAAGTGGCAGCCATATTACG CCAAAACCAATAGACGTTCGTGTAATATCGCATCACAAGCAACGTTGCGCGGTATGGTATGGCGGCGCTTTATTAGCCAGCGATCCAGAATTTTACACAGTTTGTCACACGAAGAAAGCGTACCAGGAGTATGGTCCTGGAATTTGTCGTTATAATCCCGTATTTCACAGTAtggtttaa
- the LOC105832195 gene encoding transcription factor 25: MSTRYMKKVYGGDVTLEKGDSDVSDTEEVLVTSNAKSKSFNVFDVLNQNSDKDEDTDGRQEDEDLVTNNVDYNDTKRRKRKKKHKKLENERIRSQQEHEEECNENVDEIERSVREVNKLLGEPLPGCSNQVLEAQWVDQISKESILTVQRKHLNPYNELKKIFGSKTIEAGQSKRNKGRPGNLKKTWLICPQQDNTWIQITKKSGLSMTLDYSMKDTTGDVQYFVYEHSASYKEIQHKFLQAVESLNPENIINIVNAHSYHIDSLLQVSEMCKINDDLAYAAEFIKRALYCLECAFHPFFNITTAQCRLDYRKQQNRALFITLFKHLGFVGGRACYRTSLEFCKLLLSLDPENDPLAVVLSIDFYALKAKEYEWFIKFCNLWEDSRNLTQLPNIAYSLALAHFRLGNKTDADTLLQNALIMFPGVLMLLLEKCSIQTDAKVMSHDFFNSKAQSNTSPALEKLQKLYVVRSFHLWKEADILPWLEECVHAVLNRVESKDDYIKYCQVKRNQRYRGKLPRNILRHIILSDLQEVIVNVQEIQGEDPMLSHDPLPPLDSIDIYKRPTANDRPPESSSNFISLFFSSLFTDINSATAALNDLNLFEENDDHA, encoded by the exons atGTCCACGCGGTACATGAAGAAGGTTTACGGCGGCGACGTGACCCTCGAGAAAGGTGACAGCGACGTGAGTGACACGGAGGAAGTTCTGGTGACCAGCAACGCCAAGTCCAAGTCTTTCAACGTTTTTGACGTG TTGAATCAGAACTCTGATAAGGATGAGGATACCGATGGCAGGCAGGAGGATGAGGACCTAGTTACAAATAATGTGGATTATAATGACACGAAGCgcaggaagagaaagaaaaagcacAAGAAGCTGGAAAATGAGAGAATTAGGAGCCAGCAGGAGCATGAAGAGGAGTGTAACGAGAATGTAGACGAGATTGAACGAAGTGTGAGGGAAGTGAATAAGTTGCTTGGGGAGCCACTGCCAGGTTGCAGTAATCAAGTTTTGGAGGCACAATGGGTCGACCAAATATCCAAGGAGAGTATATTGACTGTACAGCGTAAACACTTGAATCCATATAACGAGTTGAAGAAGATCTTTGGTAGCAAAACTATAGAGGCTGGACAAAG CAAGAGAAATAAAGGCCGCCCTGGAAATTTAAAGAAGACATGGTTGATTTGTCCACAACAAGATAATACTTGGATACAAATAACTAAGAAATCTGGATTATCAATGACTCTAGATTATTCTATGAAGGATACTACGGGGgatgtacaatattttgtatatgaaCATAGCGCTTCGTACAAAGAGATACagcataaatttttgcaagCCGTGGAAAGTTTGAATCCAGAGaatataatt AATATAGTAAATGCCCATTCTTACCATATAGACTCCCTCCTGCAGGTATCtgaaatgtgtaaaataaatgatgatTTAGCGTATGCAGCGGAGTTTATCAAACGTGCTCTATACTGCTTAGAATGTGCATTTCATCCGTTCTTCAACATAACAACCGCGCAATGTAGATTGGATTATAGGAAGCAGCAGAATCGCGCACTTTTTATAACACTTTTTAAACATCTCGGATTCGTCGGCGGACGTGCTTGTTACAG AACAAGTTtggaattttgtaaattactcCTGTCATTGGATCCTGAAAATGATCCATTAGCAGTGGTTCTGTCCATTGACTTCTATGCCTTGAAAGCCAAAGAATACGAATGGTTCATAAAGTTTTGTAATCTATGGGAGGACTCCAGAAATTTAACTCAATTACCAAATATAGCGTATAGCTTGGCTTTGGCTCACTTTCGTCTGGGAAATAAAACTGATGCCGATACACTTCTGCAAAATGCTCTTATCATGTTTCCAGGTGTATTGATGCTCTTACTGGAAAAATGCAGTATACAAACAGACGCGAAG GTAATGTCCCACGATTTTTTCAACTCTAAAGCACAATCTAACACATCGCCGGCTCTAGAGAAACTGCAAAAGTTATATGTCGTGCGCAGCTTCCATCTTTGGAAAGAAGCAGATATTTTACCATGGTTGGAAGAGTGTGTGCACGCTGTGCTAAATCGGGTCGAGTCTAAAGATGATTACATCAAGTACTGTCAAGTGAAGCGTAACCAACGTTATCGGGGAAAATTGCcgagaaatatattaagacACATCATATTATCGGACTTGCAGGAAGTTATAGTTAACGTTCAGGAG ATCCAGGGTGAAGACCCAATGTTGTCACACGATCCATTACCGCCGCTAGATAGTATTGACATTTATAAAAGGCCTACGGCAAACGATAGACCACCTGAAAGCAGttcgaattttatttctctctttttctcttcgcTTTTCACGGACATTAATAGCGCAACTGCTGCTTTAAATGACCTGAATTTATT cGAGGAGAATGATGACCACGCGTAA
- the LOC105832190 gene encoding major royal jelly protein 1 — translation MKNLLFVILILSVVIKSFNVKLNLLYSWKYIDYLWESPQQKQEAINSGNYKAGLTFLEYVDEAPDGRLFLTMYRRKGVPVSLTTVSNEKGEGGLLLRPYPDFSWPTRKNCEGITGVYGIDIKCNHIFVMDCGQIENEQVCPPQVLIFDLSTDQLVKRIIFPSNVAKNRNDINGTFTTILAVASHCKNIKDNAVMLMTDGGTNGLAVYNLYTSKFCRVETEFMKPTNTTFTIENITYNCQEGVMHLTIFDKGKYSFLIN, via the exons ATGAAGAATCTTCTATTTGTCATACTAATTTTATCAGTGGTAATTAAAAGCTTCAACGTGAAATTAAATCTTCTGTACTCATggaaatatattgattatctTTGGGAGAGTCCACAACAAAAACAAGAAGCAATAAATTCCGGCAATTATAAAGCTGGTTTGACCTTTTTAGAGTACGTAGATGAGGCACCAg ATGGTAGACTATTTCTTACAATGTACAGACGTAAAGGAGTACCGGTTAGTCTCACGACAGTAAGTAATGAAAAAGGTGAAGGGGGTTTGCTTCTGCGTCCATATCCGGATTTTTCTTGGCCTACAAGAAAAAACTGCGAAGGCATTACAGGTGTCTATGGAATAGAT ATTAAATGTAATCACATCTTTGTTATGGATTGTGGACAAATTGAAAACGAACAAGTTTGTCCTCCGCAAGTATTGATTTTCGACTTATCAACTGATCAGCTGGTTAAACGTATTATCTTCCCATCTAACGTCGCTAAGAACAGAAATGACATTAATGGAACTTTTACAACAATTCTTGCTGTTGCTTctcattgtaaaaatataaaagataacgCAGTT atGCTTATGACTGATGGCGGAACAAATGGTTTAGCGGTGTATAATTTGTATACCTCGAAATTCTGTAGAGTTGAAACTGAATTTATGAAACCGACTAATACGACTTTTACCATAGAAAACATAACTTATAATTGTCAGGAAGGTGTCATGCACTTAACGATCTTTGATAAAGGCAAGTACTCTTTtctcattaattaa
- the LOC105832194 gene encoding nuclear transcription factor Y subunit B-4: MENSGESGDDGPLGSTFLGGSAVAASYIGVQSDDMEDDPENTDDSNHGADPLQSPGVSTVGGPLREQDRFLPIANVAKIMKRAIPESGKIAKDARECVQECVSEFISFITSEASDRCHMEKRKTINGEDILFAMTTLGFDNYVEPLKVYLQKYREATKGDNPQGNVPAAAGNGKTEPQSMYEDQLFAITATASSVTTSDSSVIYSYASNEQMQFQLS; this comes from the exons ATGGAGAACAGCGGCGAGAGCGGCGATGACGGTCCGCTGGGGTCGACGTTCCTGGGCGGTAGTGCAGTCGCGGCGTCCTACATCGGCGTACAGTCGGATGACATGGAAG ATGATCCTGAGAACACGGATGATTCGAATCATGGGGCAGATCCCCTGCAAAGCCCCGGAGTTTCCACCGTCGGTGGACCGCTTCGCGAGCAGGATCGCTTCCTGCCGATCGCGAACGTTGCCAAGATCATGAAGCGGGCTATCCCAGAGTCTGGAAAGATTGCCAAGGACGCACGTGAGTGCGTGCAGGAATGCGTCTCAGAGTTTATCTCGTTTATTACATCGGAGGCAAGCGACCGGTGTCACATGGAGAAGCGTAAGACTATCAACGGCGAGGACATTCTGTTCGCCATGACCACGCTCGGCTTTGACAATTATGTCGAACCGTTGAAGGTGTACCTACAGAAATATCGCGAGGCGACGAAAGGCGACAACCCGCAAGGGAATGTACCCGCTGCCGCCGGCAACGGGAAGACGGAGCCGCAGAGCATGTATGAGGATCAACTGTTCGCCATCACCGCGACGGCGTCCAGCGTGACCACCTCCGATTCGTCAGTTATCTACAGTTATGCGTCGAACGAGCAGATGCAGTTCCAGCTTTCCTGA